From the genome of Lotus japonicus ecotype B-129 chromosome 6, LjGifu_v1.2, one region includes:
- the LOC130725488 gene encoding uncharacterized protein LOC130725488, translating into MILRGQPWTFDGYVIALQKIYGDEQPSEIKPHTSPFWVRIYDLSLRYRTEEAVTQIGRSFGEVIDFDKSSGCVAGKYMRVKVVLDLCNPLKRGTQIQLVSQQAGKIFFKYERLPDICFACGGLGHSIKSCPDKEDDEDDEEGPQNLPYGAWLRASPKKNVMVRKEGFLEERKSLFQEESSNRTIPKEPAFEKLGRYTASSEDSSEAIPKQMEENGDIEEQEKGDQQREEGLDQVADVLQQISLDPGGKQAEKEATTAKKSVEEGGDDESTEESHEHQQPASPENKSHQVKTGKGASWKRLAGKQAAKPTQVLPTVCSKRTDMDIDEVADVTGSKEKKSKNLMQIDDESAVLEDQHRREP; encoded by the exons ATGATACTTCGTGGTCAACCTTGGACCTTTGATGGCTATGTGATAGCCCTGCAGAAGATTTATGGGGATGAACAGCCCTCGGAGATCAAACCTCACACATCCCCTTTCTGGGTTAGAATCTACGATCTGTCGCTTCGCTACAGAACTGAGGAAGCGGTTACCCAGATTGGGAGAAGCTTCGGAGAGGTGATAGACTTTGACAAATCCAGTGGTTGCGTAGCAGGCAAGTATATGAGAGTTAAGGTTGTGCTCGACCTTTGTAACCCTCTTAAACGTGGGACGCAGATACAGCTAGTGTCCCAACAGGCAGGGAAAATTTTCTTCAAATATGAGCGCTTGCCGGATATATGCTTTGCATGTGGCGGACTTGGTCACTCCATTAAATCTTGCCCCGAtaaggaagatgatgaagatgatgaggaagGGCCACAAAACCTTCCATATGGGGCGTGGTTACGTGCTTCCCCCAAAAAGAACGTTATGGTGAGGAAGGAGGGTTTTCTCGAGGAGCGCAAGAGTTTGTTCCAAGAGGAATCGAGCAACAGAACAATACCCAAAGAGCCCgctt ttgagaaattggggcgttacaccgCTAGTTCTGAAGATAGCTCTGAAGCAATACCCAAGCAGATGGAGGAGAATGGCGATATTGAGGAACAAGAGAAAGGTGATCAACAGAGGGAAGAAGGTCTGGATCAAGTGGCGGATGTCCTGCAACAGATATCCCTGGATCCGGGGGGCAAGCAGGCCGAGAAGGAGGCCACAACTGCTAAGAAGTCAGTAGAAGAAGGAGGGGATGATGAAAGCACTGAAGAGTCACATGAACATCAGCAGCCGGCTAGTCCAGAGAATAAAAGCCACCAGGTTAAGACAGGGAAGGGTGCATCGTGGAAACGCTTGGCCGGGAAACAAGCAGCAAAGCCCACACAAGTGTTGCCCACTGTATGTTCCAAAAGGACAGACATGGATATTGATGAGGTGGCTGACGTTACTGGAAGTAAGGAGAAGAAGAGCAAGAACCTAATGCAAATTGATGATGAATCGGCCGTACTGGAGGACCAGCACCGCCGGGAGCCATGA
- the LOC130723409 gene encoding uncharacterized protein LOC130723409 isoform X1 gives MVQLMKKDSSNPHTASFRSSMPPVKLDIVEDPLEEEHGPLNKRHKPSSSPLQEWSASNDNSDGSSSQIGILDEPSPLGLRLRKSPSLLDLIQMKLSQGRSDENLSSGVEKESRGAAAASGAAEKLKASNFPGSLLRIGLWEYKSRYEGDLVAKCYFAKHKLVWEVLEGGLKSKIEIQWADIMALKAQCPENGLSTLTVVLGRQPLFFRETNPQPRKHTLWQATADFTNGQCSKHRLHFLQCPQGVLAKHFEKLIQCDLRLNFLSRQPEILMHSPHFDTQPSAFEDPGHSKDRDLHQVSGKGSSSTSGFEDRGSPQTSLSFSSFKIEHTDPPSMTLDSLPRDAPSPSSVMDCPSIDGSTSSEIESKGPKSWDQIKVPGLKPSMSMSDFIGHIEHCLSEQMTLPLSAGGSEYQEILEDIAQHLLNDNQVAATSDEKSLMSRVNSLCCLLQKDPVPAQNSHLPEDSTVDGPVAEKDVKPSEEDSKDTSGGKQGLGMSRKDSFSDLLLHLPRITSLPKFLFNISEEDGDSQAR, from the exons ATGGTTCAGCTGATGAAGAAAGATTCATCGAATCCCCACACGGCGTCGTTCCGGAGCTCCATGCCGCCGGTGAAGCTGGACATCGTCGAAGACCCGCTTGAGGAAGAGCACGGCCCCCTCAACAAGCGCCACAAACCTTCCTCCTCCCCCTTGCAAGAG TGGAGTGCTTCGAATGATAATTCAGATGGTTCTTCTTCCCAGATCGGCATACTTGATGAGCCTAGCCCGTTGGGTTTGCGCTTGAGGAAGAGTCCTTCGCTGTTGGACTTGATTCAGATGAAACTTTCTCAAGGGAGAAGTGATGAGAATTTAAGCTCTGGAGTGGAAAAGGAAAGTAGAGGTGCCGCCGCTGCATCCGGTGCCGCGGAAAAGCTTAAAGCATCCAACTTCCCGGGTTCACTTTTAAGGATTGGATTATGGGAG TATAAATCAAGATACGAGGGTGACTTGGTGGCAAAGTGTTACTTTGCTAAACATAAGCTTGTTTGGGAAGTTCTTGAAGGTGGTCTAAAAAGCAAAATAGAAATTCAGTGGGCAGATATCATGGCACTCAAGGCACAATGTCCAGAGAATGGTCTTAGCACTTTGACTGTTGTG CTTGGTAGACAACCTCTTTTCTTCAGGGAGACTAATCCTCAGCCTAGAAAGCATACACTATGGCAGGCAACAGCAGATTTTACTAATGGACAGTGTAGCAAACACAG GCTGCATTTCTTGCAATGCCCTCAAGGAGTGTTGGCCAAACATTTTGAAAAGCTTATCCAGTGTGACTTGCGTCTTAATTTCTTAAGCCGACAGCCAGAGATATTAATGCATTCGCCACATTTTGATACACAACCTTCTGCATTTGAGGATCCTGGCCATTCAAAAGATCGTGATCTGCATCAAGTCAGTGGTAAAGGATCATCATCCACATCTGGTTTTGAGGACAGAGGATCACCGCAGACATCTTTGTCATTTTCATCATTTAAGATTGAACACACTGATCCTCCCAGCATGACTTTGGATAGTCTCCCTCGAGATGCACCTTCCCCTAGTTCAG TCATGGATTGTCCTTCAATTGATGGGAGCACAAGTTCAGAAATCGAGTCCAAGGGCCCGAAAAGTTGGGATCAGATAAAAGTTCCTGGACTCAAACCTTCTATGTCAATGAGTGATTTTATTGGCCATATCGAACATTGCCTGTCCGAGCAAATGACCTTACCCTTATCTGCTGGAGGATCAGAGTACCAGGAGATCCTTGAGGACATTGCACAGCATCTGCTCAACGACAATCAAGTTGCAGCGACTTCTGATGAAAAATCTCTCATGTCAAGGGTCAATTCTCTCTGCTGTCTTTTACAGAAGGATCCTGTACCAGCGCAGAATTCACACCTTCCTGAAGATAGTACTGTCGATGGACCTGTTGCTGAAAAAGATGTCAAGCCTTCTGAGGAGGACTCAAAGGACACTTCTGGTGGCAAGCAAGGACTAGGCATGTCCAGGAAAGACTCGTTTAGCGATTTGCTTCTCCATCTTCCTCGAATCACATCTCTTCCAAAGTTCTTGTTTAACATATCAGAAGAGGATGGTGACAGTCAAGCCAGATAG
- the LOC130723409 gene encoding uncharacterized protein LOC130723409 isoform X2: protein MKKDSSNPHTASFRSSMPPVKLDIVEDPLEEEHGPLNKRHKPSSSPLQEWSASNDNSDGSSSQIGILDEPSPLGLRLRKSPSLLDLIQMKLSQGRSDENLSSGVEKESRGAAAASGAAEKLKASNFPGSLLRIGLWEYKSRYEGDLVAKCYFAKHKLVWEVLEGGLKSKIEIQWADIMALKAQCPENGLSTLTVVLGRQPLFFRETNPQPRKHTLWQATADFTNGQCSKHRLHFLQCPQGVLAKHFEKLIQCDLRLNFLSRQPEILMHSPHFDTQPSAFEDPGHSKDRDLHQVSGKGSSSTSGFEDRGSPQTSLSFSSFKIEHTDPPSMTLDSLPRDAPSPSSVMDCPSIDGSTSSEIESKGPKSWDQIKVPGLKPSMSMSDFIGHIEHCLSEQMTLPLSAGGSEYQEILEDIAQHLLNDNQVAATSDEKSLMSRVNSLCCLLQKDPVPAQNSHLPEDSTVDGPVAEKDVKPSEEDSKDTSGGKQGLGMSRKDSFSDLLLHLPRITSLPKFLFNISEEDGDSQAR from the exons ATGAAGAAAGATTCATCGAATCCCCACACGGCGTCGTTCCGGAGCTCCATGCCGCCGGTGAAGCTGGACATCGTCGAAGACCCGCTTGAGGAAGAGCACGGCCCCCTCAACAAGCGCCACAAACCTTCCTCCTCCCCCTTGCAAGAG TGGAGTGCTTCGAATGATAATTCAGATGGTTCTTCTTCCCAGATCGGCATACTTGATGAGCCTAGCCCGTTGGGTTTGCGCTTGAGGAAGAGTCCTTCGCTGTTGGACTTGATTCAGATGAAACTTTCTCAAGGGAGAAGTGATGAGAATTTAAGCTCTGGAGTGGAAAAGGAAAGTAGAGGTGCCGCCGCTGCATCCGGTGCCGCGGAAAAGCTTAAAGCATCCAACTTCCCGGGTTCACTTTTAAGGATTGGATTATGGGAG TATAAATCAAGATACGAGGGTGACTTGGTGGCAAAGTGTTACTTTGCTAAACATAAGCTTGTTTGGGAAGTTCTTGAAGGTGGTCTAAAAAGCAAAATAGAAATTCAGTGGGCAGATATCATGGCACTCAAGGCACAATGTCCAGAGAATGGTCTTAGCACTTTGACTGTTGTG CTTGGTAGACAACCTCTTTTCTTCAGGGAGACTAATCCTCAGCCTAGAAAGCATACACTATGGCAGGCAACAGCAGATTTTACTAATGGACAGTGTAGCAAACACAG GCTGCATTTCTTGCAATGCCCTCAAGGAGTGTTGGCCAAACATTTTGAAAAGCTTATCCAGTGTGACTTGCGTCTTAATTTCTTAAGCCGACAGCCAGAGATATTAATGCATTCGCCACATTTTGATACACAACCTTCTGCATTTGAGGATCCTGGCCATTCAAAAGATCGTGATCTGCATCAAGTCAGTGGTAAAGGATCATCATCCACATCTGGTTTTGAGGACAGAGGATCACCGCAGACATCTTTGTCATTTTCATCATTTAAGATTGAACACACTGATCCTCCCAGCATGACTTTGGATAGTCTCCCTCGAGATGCACCTTCCCCTAGTTCAG TCATGGATTGTCCTTCAATTGATGGGAGCACAAGTTCAGAAATCGAGTCCAAGGGCCCGAAAAGTTGGGATCAGATAAAAGTTCCTGGACTCAAACCTTCTATGTCAATGAGTGATTTTATTGGCCATATCGAACATTGCCTGTCCGAGCAAATGACCTTACCCTTATCTGCTGGAGGATCAGAGTACCAGGAGATCCTTGAGGACATTGCACAGCATCTGCTCAACGACAATCAAGTTGCAGCGACTTCTGATGAAAAATCTCTCATGTCAAGGGTCAATTCTCTCTGCTGTCTTTTACAGAAGGATCCTGTACCAGCGCAGAATTCACACCTTCCTGAAGATAGTACTGTCGATGGACCTGTTGCTGAAAAAGATGTCAAGCCTTCTGAGGAGGACTCAAAGGACACTTCTGGTGGCAAGCAAGGACTAGGCATGTCCAGGAAAGACTCGTTTAGCGATTTGCTTCTCCATCTTCCTCGAATCACATCTCTTCCAAAGTTCTTGTTTAACATATCAGAAGAGGATGGTGACAGTCAAGCCAGATAG